A genomic segment from Spongiibacter sp. IMCC21906 encodes:
- the thiO gene encoding glycine oxidase ThiO, giving the protein MSTPPLHIGIAGAGLLGRLLAWKLLQQGHKVSLYDKGSRVGEGSAARVAASMLAPYTEVVHAERQVFDWGLMALGWWPEQLARLNAETGLTIDHAINGSVAVAHELDKSSMTHFYQSLKTLLPDRLQHVRQLDRQQLAALEPELAEGFQQGLYLAEEGYLDNWALLSALNAAIDRLGGEFVEYAEIHDIQPGQLSVGHEQRQFDWVVDSRGIGAKSALPKLRGVRGEILWVHAPEVQLSRPVRLMHPRYKLYISPRPHRHYVIGATEIESESMAPVTVRSSLELLSALYSVHSGFAEAKVEHSFAHCRPAMPDNLPVVEVQPGLITVNGLYRHGYLLSPYVVEKALASFADFVV; this is encoded by the coding sequence TTGAGTACGCCGCCCTTACATATCGGCATTGCCGGCGCAGGTTTATTGGGCCGGCTATTGGCGTGGAAGCTGTTGCAGCAAGGCCACAAGGTCAGCCTTTATGACAAAGGCAGCCGGGTCGGCGAAGGCAGTGCGGCCCGAGTGGCAGCGTCCATGCTGGCCCCCTATACCGAAGTGGTGCACGCCGAGCGGCAAGTGTTTGACTGGGGGTTGATGGCCCTGGGTTGGTGGCCGGAACAATTAGCGCGCTTGAATGCCGAGACGGGGCTGACGATTGATCATGCCATTAACGGCAGTGTCGCGGTGGCCCATGAGCTGGATAAGTCCAGCATGACGCATTTTTACCAGTCGCTAAAAACTTTGCTGCCAGACCGGCTGCAACACGTGCGTCAGTTGGACCGGCAACAACTGGCAGCGTTAGAGCCCGAACTGGCTGAGGGTTTTCAACAAGGACTTTATTTGGCCGAAGAGGGTTATCTGGATAACTGGGCGCTGCTCAGTGCTTTAAATGCCGCCATTGATCGACTGGGTGGTGAGTTTGTTGAATACGCCGAAATACACGATATTCAGCCCGGACAGCTGAGCGTTGGTCACGAGCAGCGACAGTTTGATTGGGTAGTAGATAGTCGTGGTATTGGTGCCAAGTCGGCGCTGCCGAAACTGCGAGGTGTACGGGGCGAAATATTGTGGGTGCATGCGCCGGAGGTGCAATTAAGTCGCCCGGTGCGTTTGATGCACCCCCGTTACAAACTTTATATTTCTCCCAGACCTCATCGACATTATGTGATTGGTGCTACCGAGATTGAGAGTGAGTCAATGGCACCGGTAACCGTGCGCTCGAGTCTGGAACTGTTGTCGGCGTTATACAGTGTGCATAGCGGTTTTGCCGAGGCAAAGGTCGAGCACAGTTTTGCCCATTGCCGCCCCGCTATGCCAGATAATTTACCCGTGGTTGAGGTGCAGCCAGGATTGATAACGGTTAATGGGCTTTATCGCCACGGCTATTTGCTCAGCCCCTATGTTGTAGAAAAAGCCTTGGCCAGCTTTGCAGACTTTGTCGTGTAA
- the thiS gene encoding sulfur carrier protein ThiS: MISVSVNNDAKQCDPQQPLTVLLAEWGFEREKIAVAVNGDFVPRSHYQQFTLSDGDNVDVLAPVQGG, from the coding sequence ATGATATCGGTAAGTGTTAATAATGATGCCAAGCAATGTGATCCTCAGCAGCCGTTAACCGTATTGTTGGCGGAGTGGGGGTTTGAACGTGAGAAAATTGCGGTCGCGGTTAACGGTGACTTTGTGCCGCGCTCGCACTATCAGCAGTTTACCTTGAGCGATGGCGACAATGTTGATGTGCTGGCACCGGTACAAGGCGGGTAA
- a CDS encoding thiazole synthase: MNTDSWTLYGQQFNSRLLIGSALYPSPKVMQEAIQASGAEIITVSLRRQSPEQDGGAGFWDQLKELNKTLLPNTAGCHTVKEAVTLAEMSRELFETDWLKLEVVGDDYNLQPDPIATIEAANLLIKSGFKVFPYCTDDLVICQRLRDVGCEVLMPWGSPIGTGRGLMNPYNLQAIRERIPELPLIVDAGIGKPSHAVQALELGYDGILLNTAVAQANAPVMMAKAFKSALESGRQAFLAGAMPERQTASPSTPTLGMPFWHQR, from the coding sequence ATGAATACCGATAGTTGGACACTTTACGGGCAACAATTTAACAGTCGCTTGTTGATCGGCTCGGCACTGTACCCGTCTCCCAAAGTCATGCAGGAAGCCATTCAAGCATCCGGCGCCGAAATTATCACTGTATCCTTACGTCGGCAGTCGCCAGAGCAGGACGGGGGCGCGGGATTTTGGGACCAACTTAAAGAATTAAATAAAACGCTTTTACCCAATACCGCGGGTTGCCACACCGTGAAAGAAGCCGTCACCCTGGCCGAAATGTCGCGGGAATTGTTTGAGACAGATTGGTTAAAACTGGAAGTGGTCGGTGACGATTACAATTTACAGCCGGACCCCATTGCCACCATTGAAGCCGCCAATCTTCTTATTAAATCGGGCTTTAAAGTCTTCCCCTACTGCACCGATGATCTAGTGATTTGCCAGCGTTTGCGAGACGTGGGTTGTGAAGTGCTGATGCCCTGGGGGTCGCCCATCGGCACGGGCAGAGGCTTGATGAATCCCTATAACTTACAAGCTATTCGGGAGCGTATTCCCGAACTGCCTTTAATTGTGGATGCCGGTATCGGTAAACCCTCCCATGCGGTTCAAGCACTGGAGCTGGGTTACGACGGTATTCTTCTTAATACTGCCGTGGCTCAAGCGAATGCCCCGGTGATGATGGCCAAGGCATTTAAATCTGCACTGGAGTCTGGGCGGCAGGCTTTTTTGGCGGGTGCTATGCCAGAGCGGCAAACGGCTTCGCCCTCTACGCCAACTTTAGGGATGCCGTTTTGGCATCAACGCTAA
- a CDS encoding tyrosine-protein phosphatase produces the protein MRKFNGFGRASALVASIVLANFCSSSLADSATSNPASQAPIHAPVDSYQRLLPLEGGSNFRDMGGYKTQDGKTIKKGLLFRSGVMSGLTEKDEAYLNQFNFSDVVDLRSDEELELYPNHWVSHNQEINYRHHNYSMAKMMAANTAKDKKPSYNPEVFYRAMPEQFEPQMKLYYKALLNNDGAVVVNCSAGQDRTGFASAVLLSALGVPKQQVIEDYLLSTQFRKPEIEAGDVDLKKAAETNAFAKMMLKYTDNGKPKKPKPLLTKDNTPYIEFALAQIEADYGSAEGYLKQVVGLSSDDIKTLRQIYLK, from the coding sequence ATGCGTAAATTTAATGGTTTTGGCCGGGCAAGTGCTTTGGTCGCAAGTATCGTTCTGGCAAACTTTTGCAGCTCCAGCCTTGCCGATTCGGCAACGAGCAACCCGGCCAGTCAAGCGCCGATACACGCACCGGTCGACAGCTATCAACGGTTGTTGCCTCTTGAGGGTGGCAGTAACTTTAGAGACATGGGGGGCTACAAAACCCAGGATGGCAAAACAATAAAAAAGGGACTGCTATTTCGCTCTGGCGTGATGAGCGGCCTCACGGAAAAAGATGAAGCGTATTTAAATCAATTTAATTTTTCAGACGTAGTGGATTTACGTTCTGATGAAGAGCTAGAGCTTTACCCTAATCATTGGGTAAGCCATAACCAAGAGATCAATTATCGCCATCACAACTACAGCATGGCCAAAATGATGGCTGCCAATACCGCTAAAGATAAAAAACCGTCATACAACCCAGAGGTTTTTTATCGCGCCATGCCCGAGCAGTTTGAGCCACAAATGAAGCTGTATTATAAAGCCCTGCTGAATAACGACGGCGCCGTGGTGGTGAATTGTTCTGCCGGACAGGACCGCACAGGTTTTGCTTCAGCAGTGCTGCTATCTGCATTAGGCGTACCAAAGCAACAAGTGATTGAAGACTATCTTTTATCCACGCAGTTCAGAAAACCCGAAATAGAGGCTGGCGACGTGGACTTAAAGAAAGCCGCCGAAACCAATGCCTTTGCAAAAATGATGTTGAAGTACACCGACAATGGTAAACCCAAAAAGCCAAAACCACTTCTAACAAAAGACAACACGCCTTATATCGAATTTGCATTGGCACAAATTGAAGCAGACTACGGCTCAGCAGAAGGTTATTTAAAACAGGTGGTAGGTCTAAGCTCTGACGATATCAAAACCTTGCGGCAGATCTATCTAAAGTAA
- the thiC gene encoding phosphomethylpyrimidine synthase ThiC, whose product MSSSDYPLLRDTAQVDAAAVEPLPGSFKTYVQGSREDMQVPMREIKLTPTPVAADDGTTRLEPNPSVFVYDTSGAYTDPKASIDIRKGLAPLREQWIVDRNDTELLSGDSSEYTRKRAADLSLEQLRFDLKRNPRRALPGKNVSQMHYAKQGIITPEMEYIAIRENMALAQAQESGELGVQHPGNSFGASIPKEITPEFVRDEVARGRAIIPANINHPELEPMIIGRNFLVKVNGNIGNSALGSSIEEEVAKLTWGIRWGADTMMDLSTGKNIHETREWIVRNSPVPVGTVPIYQALEKVDGVAEDLTWEVFRDTLIEQAEQGVDYFTIHAGVLLRYVPLTAKRVTGIVSRGGSIMAKWCLAHHKENFLYTHFDDICEIMKAYDVSFSLGDGLRPGSVADANDEAQFGELRTLGELTKKAWKHDVQVMIEGPGHVPMQMIKENMDEQLKHCDEAPFYTLGPLTTDIAPGYDHITSGIGAAQIGWYGCAMLCYVTPKEHLGLPNKDDVKTGIITYKIAAHAADLAKGHPGAQLRDNALSKARFEFRWEDQFNLGLDPDTARAYHDETLPKESAKVAHFCSMCGPKFCSMKISQDVRDYAAKQEADALASEELEAEMQKKSQEFKEQGSEIYSKV is encoded by the coding sequence ATGAGTTCATCTGATTATCCATTGCTGCGAGACACCGCCCAAGTAGATGCGGCGGCAGTGGAGCCGTTGCCCGGTTCTTTTAAAACCTATGTGCAGGGCAGCCGCGAAGATATGCAGGTGCCCATGCGTGAGATTAAACTGACGCCAACGCCGGTCGCTGCCGACGACGGTACCACCCGCCTTGAGCCCAACCCGTCGGTGTTTGTGTATGACACTTCGGGCGCTTACACCGACCCCAAAGCCAGTATCGATATTCGCAAAGGTTTGGCACCGCTCCGTGAACAGTGGATTGTGGATCGCAATGACACCGAACTGCTGTCAGGTGACTCGTCTGAATATACCCGCAAGCGGGCTGCCGATTTGAGCCTTGAGCAACTGCGTTTTGATCTGAAGCGCAATCCCCGCCGGGCGTTACCCGGTAAAAACGTCAGCCAGATGCACTATGCCAAGCAGGGCATTATTACGCCGGAGATGGAATACATTGCCATCCGCGAGAATATGGCCTTGGCCCAAGCCCAGGAGTCGGGCGAGCTGGGTGTACAACACCCCGGCAACTCCTTTGGTGCCAGCATTCCCAAAGAGATTACTCCGGAATTTGTCCGTGACGAAGTCGCTCGTGGCCGCGCCATTATCCCTGCCAATATTAACCACCCTGAGTTGGAGCCAATGATTATTGGCCGTAACTTTTTGGTGAAGGTTAACGGCAATATCGGTAATTCGGCGCTGGGCTCCTCGATTGAAGAAGAGGTTGCCAAGTTGACTTGGGGTATTCGCTGGGGCGCCGATACCATGATGGATTTGTCTACGGGCAAAAATATCCACGAAACGCGGGAGTGGATTGTGCGCAACTCGCCAGTGCCGGTGGGTACCGTGCCTATTTATCAGGCCCTGGAAAAAGTGGATGGCGTTGCCGAAGACCTGACCTGGGAAGTATTTCGGGATACCTTGATCGAGCAAGCCGAGCAGGGCGTGGATTACTTCACCATTCATGCCGGTGTGCTATTGCGCTATGTGCCGCTGACCGCCAAACGGGTGACCGGCATTGTGTCTCGAGGTGGTTCTATCATGGCCAAGTGGTGTTTGGCGCATCACAAAGAAAACTTCCTCTATACCCATTTTGATGACATCTGCGAGATTATGAAGGCCTACGATGTGTCCTTCTCGCTGGGTGATGGCTTACGTCCCGGCTCCGTCGCTGACGCCAATGATGAGGCGCAGTTTGGTGAGTTGCGCACGCTGGGCGAATTGACCAAAAAAGCCTGGAAACATGATGTGCAGGTGATGATCGAAGGCCCCGGCCATGTGCCCATGCAAATGATTAAAGAGAATATGGACGAGCAGCTTAAGCACTGCGACGAAGCGCCATTTTATACTCTTGGGCCGCTGACTACGGATATTGCCCCCGGCTATGATCACATTACCTCTGGTATTGGTGCCGCCCAAATCGGTTGGTACGGCTGCGCCATGCTTTGCTATGTAACCCCGAAAGAGCATTTGGGTCTGCCCAATAAAGACGATGTTAAAACCGGCATCATCACTTATAAAATTGCCGCCCATGCGGCGGATTTGGCCAAGGGGCATCCCGGTGCCCAGTTGCGTGATAACGCCTTGAGTAAAGCGCGCTTTGAATTTCGTTGGGAAGATCAGTTTAACCTGGGTTTAGATCCCGATACGGCTCGGGCTTACCACGACGAAACGCTACCCAAAGAGTCGGCCAAGGTCGCGCATTTTTGCTCCATGTGTGGCCCTAAATTCTGCTCGATGAAAATCAGCCAGGACGTGCGGGATTACGCGGCCAAGCAAGAGGCCGATGCTTTGGCATCAGAAGAGCTCGAAGCCGAAATGCAGAAGAAGTCTCAGGAGTTTAAAGAGCAGGGCAGCGAGATTTACAGCAAGGTGTAA
- a CDS encoding TonB-dependent receptor: MDKQFQRRFKQITAVALAASAPLLLQAQEAATPKKQMEFVTVTAAPIKDSQQAAFEAKKLADNYVDIISADTIGRFPDQNLADSLGRLPGLAIERDQGQARYINLRGAPFRYTSIAFDGLDLPGAENGRIPRFDSFPSVITSRVEANKAILPSMPGEAVAGFINIHTFSPFEKEGWSMAGDIGLGEQDLGGGDIEKSGLRTSWSNDNYGFVVFASENSREQITDNREYDLGRSDSGEIIVNELDFRSYKITREDSAYGGRFEYRGDDVLQSLFISTLYSEFVDKEQRNQFVFAIDDPEAGIRADNKAVSVSRLLESGRYENSTLSNTIGADFQVENWRIEARVNGAETEYSMNLPIPRSVGGSAIASYDLSDIEDPKLLLDQNLSEIDYAATIGIHYGQRLDIDAFKFKLDAERDYQWFGQYAVLRIGVQRDNRDANGFISTPAVIEFPGSVNIDSFNTGRRWDANTSNTIGGTYYDNPGLRNAWEAAGGLNGFNPGPESLISIDEEILSTYAMSTTEFEWGNVVVGARLEQTDYRSKGTIEGNAIDVADDFNNLLPSAHVNINLSDDIKLRISGSTGVNRPTYDEWRAAASVNIADQEVNGGNPYLEAEEAIGFDTALEWYFAPASILSAGAFYREIDNVIYVDSTSIDGGRYLPSAAGETWTYNGAVNSDNGKMQGLELNFVGHAIDLIGPALNGFGVAANVTLLDSEFEGLDGTQFDLPGTSDMIYNVSVFYENYGFSARVNYQYRDEWVSPIEDPNEVWGEQKRVDLSISYELPFDFNGAILSLYFNANNLSDETDVRYAANGTINQSESYGRRYLVGLRLNF; the protein is encoded by the coding sequence ATGGACAAGCAATTTCAGCGACGATTTAAGCAAATTACTGCGGTAGCACTGGCCGCATCAGCGCCACTATTACTGCAAGCACAGGAAGCAGCCACACCGAAAAAACAAATGGAATTTGTCACCGTTACCGCGGCGCCAATAAAAGACAGTCAACAAGCCGCCTTTGAAGCAAAAAAACTGGCCGATAACTACGTTGATATTATTTCTGCCGATACCATCGGCCGGTTTCCAGACCAGAATCTAGCAGACTCACTTGGCCGCCTACCCGGCTTGGCCATTGAGCGGGACCAAGGTCAGGCTCGCTATATCAACCTTCGAGGCGCGCCATTCCGTTACACCAGCATTGCCTTCGACGGTCTTGATCTACCGGGGGCAGAAAATGGCCGCATTCCCCGTTTCGACAGTTTCCCCTCTGTTATCACCAGCCGGGTTGAGGCCAACAAAGCCATTTTGCCCAGCATGCCCGGCGAAGCCGTTGCCGGCTTTATCAACATCCACACTTTTAGCCCCTTTGAAAAAGAAGGCTGGTCAATGGCTGGCGACATTGGCCTTGGTGAGCAAGACTTGGGCGGCGGCGATATTGAAAAGTCAGGGCTACGCACATCCTGGTCCAACGACAACTATGGCTTTGTCGTCTTTGCTTCTGAAAACAGCCGCGAACAAATTACCGACAACCGAGAGTACGACTTAGGCCGCAGCGACAGCGGTGAGATTATTGTTAATGAACTGGATTTTCGCAGCTACAAAATCACCCGAGAAGACAGCGCCTACGGCGGCCGCTTTGAATATCGCGGCGACGATGTATTACAAAGCTTATTTATCAGCACCTTGTACAGCGAGTTTGTCGACAAGGAACAGCGCAATCAGTTTGTATTCGCCATCGACGACCCCGAAGCTGGCATCCGTGCCGACAACAAAGCGGTAAGCGTTTCACGCTTGCTGGAATCGGGCCGCTACGAAAACTCCACACTAAGCAACACTATCGGTGCAGACTTTCAAGTTGAAAACTGGCGCATTGAAGCAAGAGTCAACGGCGCCGAAACCGAATACAGCATGAACCTGCCCATTCCAAGAAGCGTTGGTGGCAGCGCGATTGCAAGCTATGATTTGAGCGACATTGAAGATCCCAAACTGCTTCTGGATCAAAATCTTTCCGAGATAGACTATGCCGCCACCATCGGTATTCATTACGGCCAGCGCCTCGACATTGACGCCTTTAAATTTAAGCTCGATGCCGAACGGGATTATCAATGGTTTGGCCAATACGCGGTATTACGCATTGGGGTTCAACGCGACAACCGAGACGCCAACGGCTTTATCTCCACACCTGCGGTTATAGAATTTCCCGGTTCAGTCAACATAGACAGTTTTAATACCGGACGGCGCTGGGATGCCAATACCAGTAATACCATTGGCGGCACCTACTACGACAACCCCGGACTCCGAAATGCCTGGGAAGCGGCCGGTGGTTTAAACGGCTTTAACCCTGGCCCAGAGTCCTTAATCAGCATTGACGAAGAAATTCTTTCCACCTACGCCATGAGCACCACTGAGTTTGAATGGGGTAACGTTGTGGTTGGCGCTCGTCTTGAACAAACCGACTACCGCAGCAAAGGCACTATCGAGGGAAACGCCATTGATGTTGCCGATGACTTTAACAACCTGTTGCCATCAGCTCATGTGAACATCAATCTCAGTGACGACATCAAGCTCCGCATCTCTGGCTCCACTGGGGTTAACCGTCCGACTTACGATGAGTGGCGCGCCGCTGCCAGCGTCAATATTGCCGACCAGGAAGTGAATGGCGGCAATCCCTATCTAGAGGCCGAAGAAGCGATAGGGTTTGATACTGCGCTGGAGTGGTACTTCGCGCCCGCAAGTATCCTGTCCGCCGGGGCGTTTTATCGAGAAATCGATAATGTTATTTACGTCGACAGCACATCCATCGACGGCGGTCGTTACCTGCCCAGCGCGGCAGGCGAAACCTGGACATATAACGGTGCTGTCAACAGCGACAACGGCAAAATGCAGGGGCTGGAATTAAACTTTGTCGGTCACGCCATCGACCTTATCGGTCCTGCACTGAATGGCTTTGGTGTTGCCGCCAATGTGACCTTGCTAGACAGCGAATTTGAAGGTTTAGACGGTACCCAGTTCGACCTGCCTGGCACCTCAGACATGATCTACAACGTATCCGTTTTTTACGAGAACTACGGATTTTCTGCCCGGGTTAATTACCAATACCGCGACGAATGGGTTTCACCTATCGAAGACCCCAATGAAGTGTGGGGCGAACAAAAACGGGTAGACCTTTCGATTAGCTACGAACTGCCTTTCGACTTTAATGGCGCCATCCTGTCTCTGTACTTCAACGCCAACAATCTTAGCGATGAAACCGATGTTCGCTATGCCGCCAATGGCACCATCAATCAATCAGAAAGCTACGGCCGCCGCTATTTAGTTGGCCTGCGTCTTAACTTTTAA
- a CDS encoding GFA family protein — MELQGSCYCEAVRFSVESPHPYPYMHCYCNICRKTAGGGGFAINLGAVYVSLKVDGQDALSVFNTASAGKSDSPGQRHFCRHCGSALWVWDPRWPELVHPFASAIDTPLPAAPERSHIFMESKPEWVPVPTGDNDECFLHYEPDMSLAAWHEARGLVSK, encoded by the coding sequence GTGGAGTTACAGGGATCTTGTTATTGCGAAGCGGTTCGGTTTTCGGTGGAGAGTCCCCACCCCTATCCGTATATGCATTGCTATTGCAATATTTGTCGCAAGACGGCGGGCGGTGGTGGTTTTGCCATTAATTTGGGGGCGGTTTACGTGTCACTTAAGGTAGACGGACAAGACGCGCTATCGGTGTTTAACACTGCTAGTGCGGGTAAGTCAGATAGTCCGGGGCAGCGACATTTTTGCCGTCACTGTGGCAGTGCACTTTGGGTCTGGGACCCTCGCTGGCCGGAGTTAGTCCACCCTTTTGCTTCTGCAATTGATACGCCTTTGCCTGCTGCACCGGAACGCTCGCATATTTTTATGGAAAGTAAGCCGGAGTGGGTGCCCGTGCCAACGGGGGATAATGATGAATGCTTTCTGCACTATGAGCCGGATATGAGTCTGGCGGCTTGGCACGAAGCGAGAGGGCTGGTGAGCAAATAA
- a CDS encoding OmpP1/FadL family transporter, which yields MRLKRLSLQTLFASGLIAFSLAGHSVETARIEGFGPVARGLAGAGVAHNTGAAAIILNPAELLSQKPGHELMLQISEIHVNIDIRNLDTHEFARNSHQRNNRGPYDLPEIAYSYRTENWAFGIGAFAAAGFGTEYRDRTFLSRTSTGNVETGLDTTSRIFALKIPLALAWQATDTLKFGAAVDIVRVGLNVATLYDVQQIRMLSNQGRVGGGLAALTALPTLAGVHLDFVKEDPLDSELQAWGIGGRLGLSWQATAKTNLAISYDFETHIADLRGKGKLTAIDILNTQIQLNGSGRFQDLQLPASITAGFSHAFSSKFSLVGDIRCLSA from the coding sequence ATGCGATTGAAACGTTTAAGTTTACAAACCCTCTTTGCCTCTGGGTTGATTGCCTTCAGCCTCGCTGGCCACAGTGTTGAAACCGCAAGAATCGAGGGCTTTGGCCCAGTGGCACGAGGCCTTGCCGGCGCTGGCGTCGCACACAATACAGGGGCAGCGGCAATTATCCTTAACCCCGCTGAGCTCCTGTCGCAAAAGCCGGGGCACGAACTCATGCTGCAAATCTCAGAGATACACGTCAATATCGACATCCGTAATCTTGATACCCACGAGTTCGCCCGCAATTCCCATCAACGAAATAACCGCGGCCCCTACGATTTGCCCGAAATTGCCTACAGCTATCGCACAGAAAATTGGGCATTTGGCATTGGCGCGTTTGCCGCAGCCGGGTTTGGCACCGAATACAGAGACCGCACATTTTTATCCCGCACCTCCACAGGCAATGTCGAGACCGGGTTGGATACGACCTCCAGAATATTTGCCCTGAAAATCCCCCTTGCCCTCGCTTGGCAGGCCACCGATACGCTAAAGTTTGGCGCTGCCGTCGATATTGTGCGAGTAGGCTTAAACGTCGCCACGCTGTATGACGTTCAACAGATACGAATGCTCAGCAACCAAGGCCGTGTCGGCGGTGGTCTGGCAGCACTGACAGCCCTGCCCACCCTCGCAGGAGTACACCTGGATTTTGTTAAAGAAGACCCCCTCGACTCCGAGCTGCAAGCCTGGGGCATCGGTGGTCGGCTAGGCCTCAGCTGGCAAGCCACCGCTAAAACCAATCTGGCGATAAGCTACGATTTCGAAACCCATATTGCCGACCTTCGCGGCAAGGGCAAGCTTACCGCCATCGACATTCTCAACACTCAAATACAGCTTAATGGCTCAGGACGCTTCCAAGACCTGCAACTCCCCGCCTCGATCACCGCAGGGTTTTCCCATGCCTTTTCCTCAAAATTCAGCTTGGTTGGCGATATTCGCTGTTTGTCAGCATAG
- a CDS encoding carboxypeptidase regulatory-like domain-containing protein: MKVYRLSLFLLFLVSTLLVGCGGGSSGGGGSSDVDTPDGVEEQRTGSVAGIVSNTVTGEPLSNVTVSSGERSAQTDSNGAFVLSGIPETSRAVIQFALEGYESAFRPAEVNENEQTDVTALMVPVGIAESVDPMMGGEIAIPNSAARVIFSPGTINSSEAVSVSLTDIDPASSAGNMPGDYTAGDDDNPLPIESFGAISVNITSESGEEVDLIPGASATIRIPLSSRNANPPTTIPLFYFDEETGRWVEEGTATLQTVDGESFYEGTVEHFTVWNADDYLQTVQVMGCVENSDGERLNNVRITSNGIDYTGTSQAVTNSEGVFTIPVRSSSSMTLRGQRGGDITSTRAITTTGEDLDIREQCLTTITLGEQRPISIQLTWGEQPRDLDSWLYLPEGGYISYQDRGSLEAVPFANLDVDDVSSYGPEVVTILRPRVGRYRYFVDNYSGTEPGISGSPARVELTTTNGTRVFVPPMGETPTQTNYWTVFDLLVSEDCSVTVIAASSPVYSTTSPARPENDSAAPDFCQVNN; the protein is encoded by the coding sequence ATGAAAGTTTATAGACTTTCACTTTTTCTGTTGTTCCTTGTTTCGACTCTTCTCGTTGGCTGCGGCGGTGGTAGTAGCGGTGGCGGTGGCTCTTCTGACGTGGATACACCTGACGGTGTAGAAGAGCAGCGAACAGGGTCTGTCGCAGGTATTGTTTCCAACACGGTTACGGGTGAGCCGTTGTCAAACGTTACGGTTTCATCTGGTGAGCGAAGCGCCCAAACAGATAGCAATGGTGCGTTTGTACTTTCAGGAATTCCAGAAACATCTCGGGCTGTTATCCAGTTTGCATTAGAGGGCTATGAGTCAGCTTTCCGCCCAGCAGAAGTTAATGAAAATGAGCAAACTGATGTAACCGCACTAATGGTGCCTGTAGGTATCGCTGAATCGGTTGACCCTATGATGGGTGGTGAGATTGCTATTCCGAACTCTGCTGCGAGGGTGATATTTTCACCAGGTACGATAAATTCTTCTGAGGCAGTGTCGGTGAGTCTTACTGATATTGATCCAGCTAGTTCAGCAGGGAATATGCCCGGTGATTATACAGCAGGAGATGATGACAACCCGTTGCCAATAGAGTCGTTTGGCGCTATTTCGGTCAATATTACTTCCGAGTCTGGCGAAGAAGTCGATCTTATACCTGGCGCTTCGGCCACTATTCGTATTCCGCTCAGCTCTAGAAATGCTAACCCACCTACCACAATCCCTTTGTTTTATTTTGACGAAGAGACGGGGCGTTGGGTTGAGGAAGGAACGGCAACATTGCAAACCGTTGATGGGGAATCGTTCTACGAAGGGACGGTCGAGCATTTTACTGTATGGAATGCTGATGACTACTTGCAAACTGTACAGGTGATGGGTTGTGTAGAAAATTCTGACGGTGAGCGTTTAAACAATGTACGTATTACCTCTAACGGGATTGATTACACGGGTACTTCCCAGGCTGTTACTAACAGCGAAGGCGTGTTTACGATCCCTGTTCGCTCCAGTTCAAGTATGACTCTACGTGGACAAAGAGGCGGAGATATCACCTCTACTCGAGCGATAACAACCACTGGAGAGGATTTGGATATCCGAGAACAATGTTTGACCACCATCACTCTGGGTGAGCAGCGACCGATTTCTATTCAGTTAACTTGGGGGGAGCAGCCAAGAGACTTGGACTCGTGGTTATACCTTCCTGAAGGTGGCTATATTTCTTATCAAGATCGAGGTTCTTTGGAGGCGGTTCCTTTTGCTAATTTAGATGTGGATGATGTCAGCTCGTATGGACCCGAGGTGGTAACCATTTTGCGACCACGAGTTGGTCGTTACCGTTATTTTGTGGATAACTACTCAGGGACTGAGCCGGGGATCTCAGGTTCGCCAGCGCGAGTTGAGTTAACGACGACAAATGGAACTCGGGTTTTTGTACCCCCTATGGGTGAGACGCCAACGCAAACTAATTATTGGACGGTTTTTGATTTACTTGTTTCTGAAGATTGCAGCGTGACAGTGATCGCTGCATCATCACCCGTTTATAGCACCACATCGCCAGCGCGACCTGAAAATGATTCGGCAGCGCCTGACTTTTGCCAAGTTAATAACTAG